The following are from one region of the Roseobacter fucihabitans genome:
- a CDS encoding 1-acyl-sn-glycerol-3-phosphate acyltransferase: MSQIVEIPLWLFVLIVLFAAVTFASHFLFPSVRWFFRRRLERAVTRLNTRLTRPIEPFKLARRYDMIQRLIYDPEVTREVVTYAKNNNVPENVGFERARVYAREIVPSFSAFTYFGFGIRMARLLVRSIYTVWTGPNNDAVIQSIPKDATIVFIMNHRSNMDYVLVTYLAARTSALSYAVGEWARVWPLSRLIRMTGAYFIRRKSRGGLYRKVLARYVQLATAGGVAQAIFPEGGLSLNGRLMPPRVGLLSYVLEGFDREEGRDVVFVPVAINYDRVLEDRVLIAAAARGDRRFGARISVVVRFILSKFWQGLRGRITRFGTAAVVFGEPLSLRSWGAGDTVDDLAHTMMARIEEVMPVLSVPLVARVLARQSEAISLGDLVMTLERDLPDLRDRMPAQICENLPMAVEQALIQLKNHKVIEETSEGWRVIPDQISVIAFYANSIAHRFPDDASAA, translated from the coding sequence ATGTCGCAGATCGTGGAAATCCCTCTTTGGCTTTTTGTGCTGATAGTGCTCTTTGCGGCGGTCACTTTTGCGTCGCATTTTCTGTTTCCGTCGGTGCGCTGGTTTTTTCGCCGCCGTCTGGAACGTGCTGTTACACGTCTCAACACCCGTCTGACGCGCCCGATTGAACCGTTCAAGCTGGCGCGGCGCTACGATATGATCCAGCGGCTGATCTATGACCCGGAGGTGACGCGCGAAGTTGTCACCTATGCCAAGAATAACAATGTACCCGAAAACGTTGGCTTTGAGCGTGCGCGCGTCTATGCCCGCGAGATCGTGCCAAGTTTCAGTGCCTTTACCTATTTCGGATTTGGCATCCGTATGGCGCGGCTTTTGGTGCGTTCCATCTATACGGTCTGGACGGGTCCAAACAATGACGCGGTGATCCAGAGCATCCCCAAAGACGCCACGATTGTTTTTATCATGAACCACCGTTCCAATATGGATTACGTGCTGGTCACCTATCTGGCCGCGCGCACCTCCGCCTTGTCTTATGCGGTTGGGGAATGGGCGCGGGTCTGGCCGCTCAGCCGTCTGATCCGGATGACGGGGGCCTATTTCATCCGACGCAAATCGCGCGGGGGGCTTTATCGCAAGGTGCTGGCGCGGTATGTTCAACTGGCCACGGCGGGCGGTGTAGCACAGGCGATTTTCCCCGAGGGTGGCTTGAGCCTGAACGGGCGTCTGATGCCTCCGCGCGTGGGTCTGCTGAGCTATGTGCTGGAAGGGTTTGATCGCGAGGAAGGGCGTGACGTCGTCTTTGTGCCGGTGGCGATCAACTATGATCGCGTGTTGGAAGATCGCGTCTTGATTGCGGCCGCCGCGCGCGGAGATCGCCGGTTTGGCGCGCGTATTTCGGTTGTAGTTCGCTTTATTCTGTCCAAATTCTGGCAAGGGCTGCGGGGTCGTATCACCCGCTTTGGGACAGCAGCAGTAGTTTTTGGTGAGCCTCTATCGTTGCGTTCATGGGGGGCGGGTGACACGGTTGATGATCTTGCTCACACTATGATGGCGCGTATCGAGGAGGTGATGCCGGTCTTGTCTGTGCCCCTGGTCGCGCGGGTTTTAGCGCGCCAGAGCGAGGCAATCTCCTTAGGTGATCTTGTCATGACCCTGGAGCGAGACCTGCCGGACCTACGTGACAGGATGCCAGCCCAAATCTGCGAAAACCTGCCAATGGCAGTCGAACAGGCGTTGATTCAATTGAAAAACCATAAGGTGATCGAAGAGACGTCAGAAGGCTGGCGTGTTATCCCTGACCAGATATCGGTGATTGCCTTTTACGCCAATTCCATCGCGCATCGTTTCCCCGATGATGCGAGTGCAGCGTAA
- the ccrA gene encoding crotonyl-CoA carboxylase/reductase, with the protein MALDTTIAQYDAPQKDLYDMGEMPPMGHVPKQMYAWAIRRERHGEPDTAMLEEVVDVPELDSHDVLVLVMAAGVNYNGVWAALGQPISPFDGHGEPYQICGSDASGIVWAVGDRVTRWKVGDEVVVHCNQDDGDDEHCNGGDPMYSPSQRIWGYETPDGSFAQFTRVQSQQLMPRPKHLTWEESACYTLTLATAYRMLFGHEPHDLKPGQNVLVWGASGGLGSYAIQLINTAGANAIGVISDESKRQFVMDLGAKGVLNRKDFDCWGQMPTVNTPEYAVWFKEARKFGKAIWDITGKGVNVDMVFEHPGEATFPVSTFVVKKGGMVVICAGTTGFNLTFDVRYMWMHQKRLQGSHFAHLKQASAANNLMLERRLDPCMSEVFSWADLPQAHMKMLRNEHKPGNMSVLVQAPTTGLRTLEDALEAKR; encoded by the coding sequence ATGGCACTGGACACGACGATCGCGCAATATGACGCACCCCAAAAGGACCTCTATGACATGGGGGAAATGCCCCCCATGGGTCATGTGCCCAAGCAGATGTACGCTTGGGCCATCCGTCGCGAACGCCACGGCGAGCCGGATACCGCCATGCTGGAGGAAGTTGTGGATGTCCCGGAACTGGACAGCCATGACGTGCTTGTCTTGGTGATGGCGGCTGGTGTGAATTACAACGGCGTTTGGGCCGCGTTGGGTCAACCCATCAGCCCGTTTGACGGTCACGGCGAACCCTATCAGATTTGTGGCTCGGACGCTTCCGGTATCGTTTGGGCGGTCGGGGATCGTGTAACGCGCTGGAAGGTCGGCGATGAGGTGGTCGTGCATTGCAACCAGGATGATGGCGATGACGAGCATTGTAACGGCGGCGATCCGATGTATTCGCCCAGCCAACGGATTTGGGGCTATGAGACCCCCGATGGCTCCTTTGCGCAATTCACTCGCGTACAGAGCCAGCAGCTGATGCCGCGTCCCAAGCATCTGACCTGGGAAGAAAGCGCGTGTTACACGCTGACGCTTGCGACGGCATATCGGATGTTGTTTGGCCATGAGCCGCATGATCTGAAACCCGGTCAGAACGTTCTGGTCTGGGGCGCGTCAGGGGGGCTTGGCTCCTATGCGATCCAATTGATCAATACCGCCGGGGCCAACGCGATCGGCGTGATTTCGGATGAAAGCAAGCGCCAGTTCGTGATGGACCTGGGGGCAAAGGGCGTCTTGAACCGCAAGGATTTCGATTGCTGGGGCCAGATGCCCACCGTGAACACGCCCGAATATGCGGTCTGGTTCAAGGAGGCGCGCAAGTTTGGCAAAGCGATTTGGGACATCACGGGCAAGGGTGTAAACGTTGACATGGTGTTCGAGCACCCCGGTGAGGCCACCTTCCCGGTCTCGACTTTTGTGGTGAAAAAAGGCGGCATGGTCGTGATATGTGCGGGTACGACAGGGTTCAACCTGACGTTTGACGTCCGTTACATGTGGATGCACCAAAAGCGGTTGCAGGGGAGTCACTTTGCCCATCTCAAGCAAGCCTCGGCTGCGAATAATCTGATGCTGGAGCGCCGGTTGGACCCTTGCATGTCCGAAGTCTTCAGCTGGGCGGACCTGCCACAGGCTCATATGAAGATGCTGCGCAATGAGCACAAGCCGGGGAACATGTCGGTTCTGGTTCAGGCCCCGACGACAGGGTTGCGCACCCTGGAAGACGCGCTAGAGGCGAAGCGTTAA